AAGATCAGTTCGATCAATTCTTGAGCACAAAATTCCTTGATATCTGCAAAATCATTTACATCAATTTTTACATTATTTTTCGTTCCACCATTTCCTGGTAGAACATACACTTTATCAGCTAAATCGCTTTGTTCCAATTTCCAGGCGATGGCATGTTCCCTGCCACCAGAACCGATAACTGCAATATTCATAAAAACCTCTTGTAGCAACTAACAAAACTAACTAAACGAACTTTTTTAGTTCGAATTTGTTCGATTTGTTCGCTGCTAATTTTTCTTTATCTCCTCATCGGCTTCGACTAAACCTAGTTTCACCTCAGCAATTTCTTCTCTAAAAACTTCCTTCAATCTTTGCAGATTCAAGCTTCGGAGTGCTGCCAGTGCGGCAGAGCTCACATCGATCACAGTTGATGCAGGCGTTTTGGAAGGCATCACGAGTGATGAATTGATATTAACCATCATATCAATTTTATCTTTGAATGGCGGACAATTAATAAGCGGAATTGCCAGATTGGCTGCCAAAGCTCCACCGAGACCGTTTGATCTACCGGCAACAGCAATTACACAACCGGGTTCAACAGAATTGTTATACATCTCAGTAATTTCTGGTAATCTTTCGCCATTTTTATGAGCAGATGTGACTCTCATATCTACATAAATATCATATTTTTCCAGATGAGATTTGATTTTCTTACAATGTTCCAAATCTGCTGGTGAACCCATGATAATAATTACATAACCATCTTTAATAAGACCTGCACCCAGAAGCCGATTGTAAATTCTTGTATTGAGTGGAAGTTTGCAGGGAATAAATTTCTCTCCCAGAATTCTCTCGTAAATATCGATGTATTTTTGGGAGGAAGTTTCGATCACATCTTCGGGCAGCATATCGGGAACTTTGCCGTCAATTTTATTGTTCAAAAGCCACTGGCGAATGTATTCTTTGTCCATAGAATCAACTTTTGCAGGATCTTTTTCATAAGCAGCTTTATCCCAGAAACGGGAAGAATCGGGAGTATGGATTTCATCGATCAGAATTATTTCACCATCCACAATTCCAAATTCGTATTTTGTATCTACCAGAATTATGCCCTTTTCAGCTAATTCTTTAGTACCGAGTTCAAACAGTTTCATTGAAAGTTCTGCCATCTTGTCGTAGATCTCTTTTGTGGTCCAACCTTCTTTCACGATGTCTTCCGGTGTAATTTCACGATCATGTTCCTCTTTGGTAGTTGGGGTTAATAACGGGGTCGGAAATTTCTGATTTTGGGAAAGACCGTCAACTGCTTGTACTCCAGAGAATTCTCTTTTCCCTTTTTTGTAACCACGCCACATTGAGCCGGTCAAATAGCCGCGCACGATCATTTCCACTTTGATCGGCTGAGCTTCTTTCACCAGGCTGATGTTGGGATCAACCGCTTTGATAAGATGGTTATCGACAATGTTCCTGGTTTTATTGAACCAGTAATTCGTGATCGCATTCAGAACCGCACCTTTATTGGGAATCAGGTTGTTCAACACGCTATCAAAACTACTCACGCGATCGGAAACTACGATCAGGCGTGTTTTCTCATCGAGTCTAAAACTCTCACGTACTTTTCCGCTGTGGATCTTCTTGATCTGCGGAGTGTAGAGTTTGTCCAGACATTTCATTTTTTCTCTCCTTAATCTACCGCTAAGGTCGCAAAAACGCTAAGCGATATCTTCTTTTATTTATTTTATAAATTATTCTTCAAGCTACGCTTTCCAGATTTTTTTACCATTGAAAAGACTTAACTGCAAGCATTTCTCTGATTGAAGTCTTTTCAAGGTTTGCATCAATGTTTAAAATGTCGTATTCCCGTAAAGATCATAGCAATATCCAGATCATCACAGGCTTTGATTACTTTTTTATCTCTGATTGATCCACCGGGCTGAACGATAGTTTTGATGCCGGCTTGAGATGCTGTGACTACATTATCTGGAAAGGGAAAGAACGCATCAGAAACCAGGATTGCATTTCCAAACTGTTCATCATAATATGAGATCATTTCTTTTCCATTATATTCAAAGCTTAAATTTTCGGTAGCTTTTTCGATGGCAAGTTTGGTAGAGATCAAACGATTCGGCTGACCAGCTCCCATACCCAGAAGTTGGAAAGCTCCATCTTTCTCTCTCACGATCACAATTGAATTCGACTTAACCTGTCGCATTGCTGTGATGCCGAACTCGATAAGTTTTTTCTGTTTTTCAAGATTTACTTTCCGCTGTGTTACCACCTGCATCTTATCGTGCAATTTTGTATCAGTATCTTGAACCAGCAGAGAATTAAACAGATATTTCATATCGATATTACTACATGATTGATTTGGATCAAATTGAACGATCCTGAGATTTTTATGGAACTCCAGGTATTCCAGAGCTTCTGCGCTGAAATCAGGAGCAACGACCACTTCCACGAATTTACGCTTG
This Candidatus Cloacimonadota bacterium DNA region includes the following protein-coding sequences:
- a CDS encoding phosphoribosylaminoimidazolesuccinocarboxamide synthase, whose amino-acid sequence is MKCLDKLYTPQIKKIHSGKVRESFRLDEKTRLIVVSDRVSSFDSVLNNLIPNKGAVLNAITNYWFNKTRNIVDNHLIKAVDPNISLVKEAQPIKVEMIVRGYLTGSMWRGYKKGKREFSGVQAVDGLSQNQKFPTPLLTPTTKEEHDREITPEDIVKEGWTTKEIYDKMAELSMKLFELGTKELAEKGIILVDTKYEFGIVDGEIILIDEIHTPDSSRFWDKAAYEKDPAKVDSMDKEYIRQWLLNNKIDGKVPDMLPEDVIETSSQKYIDIYERILGEKFIPCKLPLNTRIYNRLLGAGLIKDGYVIIIMGSPADLEHCKKIKSHLEKYDIYVDMRVTSAHKNGERLPEITEMYNNSVEPGCVIAVAGRSNGLGGALAANLAIPLINCPPFKDKIDMMVNINSSLVMPSKTPASTVIDVSSAALAALRSLNLQRLKEVFREEIAEVKLGLVEADEEIKKN